The Oncorhynchus nerka isolate Pitt River linkage group LG12, Oner_Uvic_2.0, whole genome shotgun sequence genome contains the following window.
aggtcctttgctgttgttctgggattgatatacacttttcgcaccaaagtatgttcaactctaggagacagaataagtctccttcctgagcggtatgacggctgcgtggtcccatggtgtttatacttgcgtactattatttgtacaaggatgaaccagacttgtggagttctacaattattttctgaggtctttgctgatttcttttgattttcccatgatgtcaaccaaagaggcactgagtttgaacataggccttgaaatatatccataggtacacctccaattgactaaaattatgtcaattagcctatcagaagctgctaaagccatgacataattttctgaaattttccaagctgtttaaaggcacagtcaacttaatgaatgtaaacttctgacccactggaattgtgatacagtgaataataggtgaaataatctgtctgcaaacaattgttggcaaaaatacttgtgtcatgcacaaagtagatgtcctaaccaacttgccaaaactgtagtttgttaacaagaaatttgtggagtggttgaaaaactagttgactccaacctaagtgtatgtaaacttccgacttcaactgtatatgcttactttagagttatttatgtaactttagttgttctacaaacattgggctatatgtttaATGCATTTTAAGGCTACATGATGCGACTAATGATTATTTGAAAAATGTTGCTtgaaaaggcatgagctctgctttgtttttttttgcgCAGACTGCAAACACTACATccgtctctcattcacaattggACAAGCgtttgataatgcctcgaattcCACAGCGGCATCCCCTTTTTGTGGCCGTAACGCACcctaaaaaatccatgccttttgtggcTAGTGGCCATTGTGCCCTTCTCCCGGAGTGCTACTCGCTCTGAATCACAgctcacatggctctccatcacgtgatcgggtctttctcacaggctacaagtgaagacagacacatcggggacgcaactgcGCGAGTCCTTTTCCAATTccaaggtgcatattgaagatattagaAGAACTGTCCAAATTTACTTTAAGTCAGCCAACAACATGAGTAGacctaacaaacagcaaaaccACTAGTCTATGCCAATCTCATATCCCCTATAGTACAATAAtcgacctattctattctgtgcgagacataaatattccaaacatagtctggaacagttgtgggatgatagatcccaaattaatacaacgaCTAGTATCAAAAATCATTTTTTAATTCAATGTGGCTgacacaacagatcagaacgtttagcttaaactGTTTAATAAACTATCAGGCTATtgcttcacattataagcgcgaatgttccattagcggaaaacaccattatcaaaagtgaccgcaaatgcaattatgcatgtaatacttttattataaaggtgcatttttaatggtgaaaatgatcttctgcaaacttgaaactcacgcgctgcttatgtatgccagttaggctttACTCCCCTTGGAAAGTAGATTGTGCTTAATTTTAATTAGTTATTTGGCCactagttgtgatacaaaccttattaaaacatataggcctatgggctaggctacatgaggttgTGTGACTATTATTGAACAAGTCGCAAAAGaaaggcattgtttcttatgctgggcatcattcacaagtgataggctaattttgtcacccatcagactattcttgatttgaTCTTGTCTTTGCATATACTAAGTAatatgtgtgacatttgttttttatttagaatggaccattaacatgcacctgtatcgaaacagggGCAGATGGAAAAATGACATGTCATCTATGCCCTTAAATAGCGAGGGGTTTATGTTCAtggcagccaggtaggctatactcccgttataaatataagcaatgtggttaatattaggaaagtttaaaaaataaatatagtaggcctatccTATGGAAAGCGGATGGaatcctcctctttttagtagaggcAATCACTCCGTTTTCTCCCGCAATTGCTTAGCTTATTGACATATTGCGCAACATGGGCTCTCGTGAAGTGTTTGATTCtattttcgattacatttgcattgatgtcatggtgattagagggacaatagagtgcttgAGTACccggcagttagcaagtttggtaggctactaataactatcagcagcatcagagcttggagaagcctaattaccgtgactaagcggtcaggtggaatttgactgccttcgtgactcgtgactgctggtgtggcggtaatatggtcaccataacaaccctACTACACATAACCAGATATTCCTGTTTCTAATGACGTGAAAACATCAAGACTTTGAACAGCAGATCTGTGAGATTCCCATAATACAGGCACTACTGTTTGTTCATTATCAAATGTTTTAATTGACATCAAACTTTATTTACACAAAACATTTTACTAAAGTAAATCCATCCATCTGAAACCCACAGCAGGAATGATCCAGAGTAGCTTTGCTGTCCTAAGAGTGTTGTTCACATCCTGCCTTTTAATCCCCATCTTCTGATAGGAGATCTTTGTCCTAATTTTCTTTCTCCTTTGTGTTTTCATTCTGTTTTTCACATGCGTCAGCAGGTTTACCTTCTGAATTAATATTTTTTACCACAGACCATGTAAGTAGCCATGTGATTACTCTCCTGTGTGAGTCCGTATATGTGCAGTTAGGTGCTCTTTGCGAATGAAGCCTTTACCACAGTAACCACAGCTAAATGGTTTCTTTCCTGTGTGAGTCAGGATATGTCTCCTTAGGTCCCCCTTCTGAATAAAGCTCTTCCCACAGTAACCACAGGtgaatggtttctctcctgtgtggattctcATGTGAGTGGACAGATGTCCTTTTTGTTTGAAGGTCTTGCCACAAAAGGGGCAGGTGCAGAGTTTCCCACCATGACAGAGTCGGACATGGGCCTTCAGTTTACAGGTGGAGTTGTAGCGTTTTTTGCAGAAGCTGCATTCGCAGGGTCTCTTCTTGGGGAGAGTCACATGCCTCTGCAGGTCAGCTTTCAGAGCAAACATTTCACCACAGTCACGGCAGTGGTGAGTTATTCTAGATGTGGTGCTGAGTTTGGAAGAGTTTTCCCCGAATGGTGGGTTGAGATCAAATGGTAGACTACTGTCAAGTCCTACTGGGTCACTGCTTATGGCTGAACTGTGGCTGTAGGCATTGTTCTGATTATCTGGAGGGTAACAGGGAATGTCCAGACCCCTTAGGTAGGTCACAGTGCCAAAAGGTTTAGGATCCACTGGTTCAGATTCACGCTCTCTGTTATCCACAGTCTGGTTTTGGGGAAGAGTCAAGGATGGAAGTGGGTCCTTCTGATCACATTCATTTTTCAAACAGGAAGTAGTGAATATGGAGTAATTCGTATCAAAGAGCCCttgaagctgctcttcctcctcacTGGTCCTGagttcctcctgttcctctttaaTCAGTGTGATCTCTGGGTCCTTCTGTCCCAGACTGGGGCTCCACTCCTGCTGCTCAGGGGGAACCTCCtcttcagagacagagacagacagctgcagtgagtctggagggaaggagaggagagtcagaggTCATCTATACAGTAGCAACGGTAGTTAAAATTGATAAAAGGTCAAAAATTACACGTAAACAATTGTATAATAAGAAAATCCATGGAATTCAGACATTTTGGTGGGACTTCATGCATTTAAttgaatgtcaaatataaaaatGCTTCTTCTTTGAAATTATACATTCCAAGATTTTTAAACCACATAATGGTGGTCTTAACTGTATTTATTATACATTTATTAACGTTTGAACTACGGATTAAAGCACACAAAGAAAAATCACACAGTTACACAGGTCAAACACAGGTACAAGGTAGGCATtaaataatggacatttttaCAGTTTGGACTGATACAGTAAGTGACGACGTAATCGGAGGTAGACTCCGCCAGCACTCAACACAACTGATGTATATATGGTGGAGTTGAGTTCTCAGCTAGCCATTTCAAATTGCATGACACAGACCACAATTTAATCATACATATGAATTGTTTATTGGTTCATTTTATCTTAACGGCTACACAGCTTAAAGCCGAATTGCCGTATATATTATTTATAAAGATAAATAAACGGAGAGAGCAATtagttgtttagctagctaggtagataAATGAACGTTAGAAACATTAAAAAacaatgtattacattttttttgttaaatGGTGATCTCTATTTGCCTAACCAGTTTACTAATTGAGCAGAATTTTATACCTACCAGTAGATTTACATACTTTAttctatttaacctttatttaactaggcaagtcagttaagaacaaattcttattttacaaggacggccaaacccggacaatgctgggccaattgtgcgccgccctatgggattcccaatcacggccgggttgtgatacagcctagaatcgaaccagctagtttagcctactcaaacacctggctcaaacagagggatgctatgttagctagctggctatccaacactggaactcttccaagtcaaggtaatcTTTTGGTTTTACGAATGTATTGCCACCGGGGACCGCCGGAGTAACTGCTAAAAATGCTTAAtgactgactgtacactgtattgCATGAtggtagcaggtttactaacgtGTTAGTTCTATTAGTAATGTTGACAATGACGTTATAATAAGGTGACAACGACGAAGGCTGTGTGTAGAGGCTATGATAtgatggtttggcttggaaaggttttttcacctggtcatAGACAGCtggtgttgtgcattgaagtccacaagcgaaggggaaaggtgagaggaggagagttcaTATTTGCGAGAAGGAAATACCAcgagctgtttgtatgtggctgttaTGAGAGtaaacagtgtttgtgtgtgatcaaaagtgtattcattccgccgactccgttgaaaaacgtttcttaaatggaaACAAACGGAACCAGGATAAACttaaatttgtccaatagaaactctcgttttcaactgttggactaatgattacgcCCTAGATAAGGTAGATGGAGGCAAGGTGGTATTttatgtgtcactgtctgtccatgtgtcgcCTCAATTTTTCTCTCTAGATCTGTGTGCACCTATTTTGTCAACTttctttcattcataggctaggttgtagcaacctcatgatgggtataggtgACATTTGAGTATTATGTAGTAGCTTATACATATCGAtcttacattgagctgggtgaatggaatatgaatgagtcatccaatatgctgtaacagAAATAAGCCAATGCGCAGAAATCAAATgatcgtcctccctcatcttaaatggcaccgacAGCCACTGAGTCTTACCTATTTTACATAGTTGTATCTCCGGTGTGATCCGCAGCAGTCTCCGTAGCCGATCATTCTCCTCCTGGTACTCCACTACCGTTTTCTCAACTGCCCCGAAAATCTCCACAGCAGCCGCCGTTAAACGATCATTCAAAAACACACGCAACATCTGTAGTTCAGACATTTTCAGACAAATGAGCTTTGTGTAGCCAATTCAGTTCAGTCAGTATGTCTTTCTATACTAGAAAATGTAAACTCGTTTCCAATCCTACTTCCGTGTTTAAGTCAAGGAATTTTTAAAAACTCCTTCGCTCTAGTGGGTGGCAAACTTGGGAACGCACAACAGCGCCGCCAGCTGGATGGGAGTTTAATACTGTGCAAAACAGCCTACAGACTAGGGGTAAAGAGAAACGATAACgacatgttgacagacagtgGTGTTCATAATTATAGGGTTATCTCAATTCATCATGAGGAGTCGTCTGTATATCATTACTCTATACAGCATTACATGAATAATCATGAATGAGCACCATTATAGGTCAGAATTTATGATAAATAATCTTGGACAAAAATGCAAGGAGATGTTTTCTTGAAAGTATATTTGAAATGTATCAATATTATTTATGTATACAACCACAGGCTTTACTTCGAGGTACAGACAAGTGATAATGGAAATAGATAactacatggggggggggggtatttagaATACGTAATAGGTAATAGGGTGATCTAAGATGTTAATTTCTTGTATGAACTGAATGGAAAGACAACACATTGCAACACTCCTGACAACAGCACTTGTTTGGGACTGATGTGACAGCATGCACAAAACCAGAGAATGCAGTTATCAAGAGGATATTATGAAGAATGATATTGACTTGGGACTGATGTGACAGCGTGCACAAAACCAGAGAATGCAGTTATCAAGAGGATATTATGAAGAATGATATTGACTTGGGACTGATGTGACAGCGTGCACAAAACCAGAGAATGCAGTTATCAAGAGGATATTATGAAGAATGATATTGACTTGGGATTGATGTGACAGCGTGCACAAAACCAGAGAATGTAGTTATCAAGAGGATATTATGAAGAATGATATTGACTTGGGACTGGAAAAACACTGTTGTTCACTTAAACAGAGtttgcatttatatatatatttttaaatgcacTCATCGGGATTCAAATGTATATCGTTATTTCCCCAAATATTCAAACAATACTATGAACGAGCAGCATTAGGTGGAAATGGATGAGAAGACGGGTGGATATGGATGAGAAGACGGGTGGAAATGGACGAGAAGACGGGTGGAAATGGATGAGAAGACGGGTGGAAATGGATGAGAAGACGGGTGGAAATGGATGAGAAGACGGGTGGATATGGATGAGAAAACGGGTGGAAATGGATGAGAAGACGGGTGGAAATGGACGAGAAGACGGGTGGAAATGGATGAGAAGACGGGTGGAAATGGATGAGAAGACGGGTGGAAATGGATGAGAAGACGGGTGGAAATGGATGAGAAGACGGGTGGATATGGATGAGAAGACGGGTGGAAATGGATGAGAAGACGGGTGGAAATGGATGAGAAGACGGGTGGAAATGGATGAGAAGACGGGTGGAAATGGATGAGAAGACGGGTGGAAAGAAAGATTTCTTTAAATGCATGTAACATCAGTCAGAACATTCTGTCATCACCCCTGAGAGACTTCAAAAACAAACGACAAATTCCTGCTCCTAATGACGTGAAAACATCCGCAGACTTTGAACAACAGACCTGTGAGCTTCCTACAATATTGTGCCACAGTGATGTTGTCATGTCATTTTTTTTACTCATCTTATTTGATTCTTTTGATTTGAAAGTGGTCAAACacagaaatggttccaatcgtttgtTCACCATTCATTTATTCCCATTGGGGAGTTTCAAGTGATTTAAACATGAAGTGAGTTCGGAAAATCCGGAAGTGCGCATCTTAGAAATAGTTTTCACATGTAAAGTCCCATTTTAATGCAACTGTCGCAGGCTCCGTCCCTCTACCGCCTCGATTTAGAGCCGCACCTCATAGTCCTGTGATTCGCTCAGAATTTGAATTGATTAGCATGTCACTCAGTAGATCCACATCCCCTAAATTCCAAACTGTCCCACAGTGTCACAAAGCTCTATACGCCAGCAGTGGACGAGGTTATTACATAACATGACATATAAACATCTGACTTGAAGTAaaaaattatattatttattCATCAATGCCACAAACCTTGGACATGGAAGAGCACCATATCAACTATAATTACGATCTAAGAACACAAAGATTCTTCTTCTTTTTCGTTATAGAAATTACAGGTAACTgctaaaataaaggaaacaccaacataacatgtcttaatagggcgttgagcaagaacagcttcaatgcaccttggcagaGATTCTACAAGTGTTTGGAACCCTCTTGGCAGAGATTCTACAAGTGTTTGGAACCCTCTATGCAGAGATTCTACAAGTGTTTGGAACCCTCTTGGCAGAGATTCTACAAGTGTTTGGAACCCTCTTGGCAGAGATTCTACAAGTGTTTGGAACCCTCTTGGCAGAGATTCTACAAGTGTTTGGAACCCTCTTGGCAGAGATTCTACAAGTGTTTGGAACCCTCTTGGCAGAGATTCTACAAGTGTTTGGAACCCTCTTGGCAGAGATTCTACAAGTGTTTGGAACCCTCTTGGCAGAGATTCTACAAGTGTTTGGAACCCTCTTGGCAGAGATTCTACAAGTGTTTGGAACCCTCTTGGCAGGATTGTGGGGCATcaagtagcctagaggttagagcgttaggccagtaactgaaaggttggtggatcaaatccccaagctgacaaggtaaaaacctgtccTTCTGTGCCggtaggccgtaattgtaaataagaatttgttcttaactgacttgcccagttataTATTAAATAATTATTccattattttgtgttttattgatggtggtggaaaacgctgtctcaggcgctaTTGGATTCGGGAACCGTGTTCCCCCATTGATGGGTTGGGATCTGATGTGGGGTTGGGATCCAATGGTGGGCTGCAGTCAGGTCCAACTGGGTTTCTGATTACGGCTGAGCTGTGGCTGTAGGCATTGTTCTGATTATCTGGAGGGTCACAGGGAATGTAAAAACACTTTAGGTGGTTCACAGTGCCGAAAGGTTCAGGATCCACTGGTTTAGAGTCACTCTCTCTGTGATCCAATGTCTGGGTTTGGGGAAGAGTCAAGGACCAAAGTGGGTCCTGATCACATTCACTTTTCACACAGGAAGGAGTGAAATTGATGATGTCAGGCTCCAGCCCTTGAACCTGCCCTTTCTCCTGATTGGTCCTGAGTGCCTCTTCGTCCTCTATAATCTGTGGGGGTCCTGGGtcctcctgttcctctttaaTCTGTTTGGTCTCTGGGTCCTTCTGCCCCCTGTTTGGTCTCTGGGTCCTCCTGTCCCAGACTGGGGCTCCACTCCTGCTCCCAGTGCTGCTGCTCAGGGGGAACCTCCTcttcagagacagagagctgcagggagtctggagggaaggagaggggatgaggttATCAATATATCACAGAATTAAATAGAACACTTGAATCATACATGTGAACTATAAAACTCCATGAGTAAAACTCATTTTAAATTACTTTATTGACATGGATGTCTATGATCGACACAGCCTTTAGACATGCCTGAGTGCAGATAGCTAGCAGACACTGTCTAACCGTCAATAATCCTCCCGTGCAATACGGTTTTGGCAACCTTAGAAACGCTTACTTTCATATCACCCAGAAATAATTTCATGAACACAAAAGATAAACTTAGTATGCCACGTCTTAACACAGTCTGGAGGGAATTACAGGTGACTTACAGATTTCTATGATCTACATTTTAGCCTTTAGACTTGACTGAGTTCAAACAGCCAGGTTCCAGACCTCGATTGTATTTCACTTTACCAGTATAACACTAGTCCACTTTGTGACTTATTTACCCAGCTGTGGCTGTGCCCATTAGGCAAAGATATTCCCACGTCGGAGGGTATATCCGTgggtggagggtatatccgtgggtggagggtatatccgtggacggtggagggtatatccgtgggtggagggtatatccgtgggtggagggtatatccgtggacagtggagggtatatccgtgggtggagggtatatccgtggactgtggagggtatatccgtggacggtggagggtatatccgtggactgtggagggtatatccgtggactgtggagggtatatccgtggactgtggagggtatatccgtgggtggagggtatatccgtgggtggagggtatatccgtGGACTGTGGAGGGTATATCCGTGGGTGAAGGGTATATCCGTGGAGGGTATATCcgtggacagtggagggtatatcTGTGGACTGTGGAGGGTATATCCGTGGACGGTGGAGGATATATCCGTgggtggagggtatatccgtggagggtatatccgtggacagtggagggtatatcTGTGGACTGTGGAGGGTATATCCGTG
Protein-coding sequences here:
- the LOC115137870 gene encoding zinc finger protein 84-like; this translates as MSELQMLRVFLNDRLTAAAVEIFGAVEKTVVEYQEENDRLRRLLRITPEIQLCKIDSLQLSVSVSEEEVPPEQQEWSPSLGQKDPEITLIKEEQEELRTSEEEEQLQGLFDTNYSIFTTSCLKNECDQKDPLPSLTLPQNQTVDNRERESEPVDPKPFGTVTYLRGLDIPCYPPDNQNNAYSHSSAISSDPVGLDSSLPFDLNPPFGENSSKLSTTSRITHHCRDCGEMFALKADLQRHVTLPKKRPCECSFCKKRYNSTCKLKAHVRLCHGGKLCTCPFCGKTFKQKGHLSTHMRIHTGEKPFTCGYCGKSFIQKGDLRRHILTHTGKKPFSCGYCGKGFIRKEHLTAHIRTHTGE